The following proteins come from a genomic window of Miscanthus floridulus cultivar M001 chromosome 2, ASM1932011v1, whole genome shotgun sequence:
- the LOC136538869 gene encoding NDR1/HIN1-like protein 6, producing the protein MADHQRIHPVDLEAGNRPTAPLVPGGSFRSDKGDPARSANHHHQQRRQQQGYVPGGPLPPPPRRVAPPAPPRKRRGRGCCCRFLCCVVITAVVVAVLAAAAAGALYLALDPKAPRYSVDRLSVSAFQVDPSTLAARARFDVTVTAANPNSRIGIQYEPGSSLGVWYQSYRLARGALPAFYQGHRNTTVLALAMAGEVQLGTAVVSGMQDAQRTGAVPLVFRADVPVRVEIGNFKLWKVTSRVLCDLVVDRLMDVSSPIKIKASNCKFSLKL; encoded by the coding sequence ATGGCGGATCACCAGCGGATCCACCCTGTGGACCTGGAGGCCGGCAATCGGCCGACGGCGCCGCTGGTGCCCGGAGGCTCGTTCCGGTCGGACAAGGGCGACCCGGCGCGGAGCGcgaaccaccaccaccaacaacgacGACAGCAACAAGGCTACGTCCCCGGCGGCCCCctgcctccgccgccgcgccgcgtcgCGCCACCGGCGCCTCCGCGGAAGCGGCGCGGCCGGGGCTGCTGCTGCCGGTTCCTCTGCTGCGTGGTGATCACCGCGGTCGTGGTGGCGGTgctcgccgcggcggcggcgggcgcgctcTACCTGGCGCTGGACCCCAAGGCGCCGCGCTACTCGGTGGACCGCCTCTCCGTGTCGGCGTTCCAGGTGGACCCGTCGACgctggcggcgcgggcgcggttcGATGTGACGGTGACGGCGGCGAACCCGAACTCGCGCATCGGCATCCAGTACGAGCCCGGGTCCAGCCTGGGCGTGTGGTACCAGTCGTACCGCCTGGCGCGGGGCGCGCTGCCGGCCTTCTACCAGGGCCACCGCAACACCACGGTGCTGGCGCTGGCCATGGCCGGGGAGGTGCAGCTCGGCACCGCCGTCGTGTCCGGGATGCAGGACGCGCAGCGGACGGGCGCCGTGCCGCTCGTGTTCCGCGCCGACGTGCCCGTGCGCGTCGAGATTGGTAATTTCAAGCTGTGGAAGGTCACGTCCAGGGTGCTCTGCGACCTCGTCGTGGACAGGCTCATGGACGTCAGTAGTCCCATCAAGATCAAGGCCAGCAACTGCAAGTTTAGCTTGAAGCTGTGA